The nucleotide window CGGACGGCGCAAAGGACGTCCGCTTCATCGAGGTCAATCCGGCCTTCGAGCGGCTGACCGGACTGGCGCGCACCGACATCCTCGGCCGGACGTCCGGCGAGATACTTCCGGAGGTGGAGCCGGGCTGGATCGAGGACTACAAGCGCATGGCCGATGACCCCGCTCCCTCCACGGCCGAACTCTACAGCCCGCGCCTGGACAGGCATTTCGAATTCTCCGCCTACCGCCCCGAGCAGGACAAATTCGCCCTGCTCGTAAGCGACGTCACGGAACGGACCAGGGCCGAGGACGGGCTGCGCAGGGCCAAGGAGTCCGCCGAGGCCGCGAACAGGGCCAAGTCCGAGTTCCTGGCCAACATGAGCCACGAGATCAGGACCCCCCTGCACGGCGTGCTCGGCATGCTCCAGCTTCTCTCCTCCACCACGCTCGACGAGGAGCAGACGGGCTACGCCGACATCGCCCGGGAATCCGGCCGCCATCTCCTGGCCGTGCTCAACGACATTCTCGATCTCACCCGACTGCAGGCGGGCAAGATGTCGCTGCGCTCCGAAGCCTTCTCGCTCAGCGGGCTCATCGGCATGGTGGTCAGCTCGTTCGCGGCCACGGCCAAGGAGAAAGACATCCGCCTGCAGTGGGACCTCGATCCGCACCTGCCGCCCACCCTCCTCGGAGACGACGCCCGTATCCGTCAGGTCCTGTTCAATCTCGTGGGCAACGCGCTCAAGTTCACGGAAGAAGGCTTCGTCCGGGTGCGGGTCATGCCCCTGCCCAGCCGATGCGAGGCGCACGTCCGCGTCTATTTCGGCATCGAGGATTCCGGGATCGGCATCGCCGCGGACAAGCTGTCCGAGGTCTTCGACTCCTTCACCCAGGTGGACGCCTCCCTTGCCCGGCGCCAGCAGGGTTCCGGGCTCGGACTGCCCATCGTGCGCCAGATGGTGGAACTCATGGGCGGCGAGGTATGCATGGAGAGCCTGCCGGGCGAAGGCACCACGGTCGCCTTCTCGCTCCTCCTGCCCGCGGCGGATCCCGAGCAACACCGGGCGGCCCGATCCGACGAAGCGCCCGGCACCCCGCGCGCCGTCCGGCCCTTGCGCCTGCTCGTGGCCGAGGACGAGCGCATCAATCAGCTCGTCATACGGCGCCAGCTCGAGAAGATGGGACACCACGTGACCTGTGCGGGCAACGGCGCCGAGGTCCTGCCCGCCCTGGAGCAGGGAACCTTCGACGCCGTGCTCATGGACATCCAGATGCCGGTGGTCAACGGCATCGAGGCCACGCGGCGCATCCGGGCCGCATCCCACCTCGGCCCCAAGGCGCGTATCCCCATCGTGGCCCTGACCGCGCATGCCCTGCGCGGAGACAGGGAGCGATTCCTGGAGGCGGGCATGGATCTCTATCTCATGAAACCCTTCCAGACCGAGGACCTCGTGCGCGTCCTGGCCTCCCTCCCCCTCCCGGAGGACGGAGAGGCCGCAAGAAGCCCTGCAGACGAGCCCGCGCCTCCTCTCTCCAGGCCTTCCTGAAGAAGCCCGCTCCCTATGCTCCGGCAGTTCCAGCCGGGAAAAAGGACTTGTGTTACAATTGTATGAAGGATAGCAGCATGTTTTGGGCGCGCTGGAGGACATATTTGCTTACCTGTACGAGCACTCACCGGGGAGATGAGGTGCACCCGCATGGCTTTGCCCGACGATTCCTCAGCATGACGCTTCATCCCCATCCAGGACGACTTCCGGCTGGCTCGCCCTGCCCGTGCCCCGCACGCCGAATCCCGGCCGTGCCCCGCATCAATTCCATCCGAAACGAAAAGCCTCTGCCAACCTGCAACCAGGAAAGCCGCCATGTCCATTGAATCGTTCCGCGCACTCGCCCTCGTGCTCACCCTGCTGTTCGCCGCCCTGCTCGCGATCCTGCCGACCCTGACCACGAGCGCCGCCGTGGCCGGCGGTGCCGCCGTCCTTTGCGCCGTGCTGCTCGGGGGGGTGATCCTCGTCTTCAGTTCCCGGCTCATCGCCACCCTGCGCGCCGATGCCGAGACGGCAAGACGCATCCACGCCGGT belongs to Desulfovibrio sp. X2 and includes:
- a CDS encoding ATP-binding protein produces the protein MRKTTRGRRGKPPRKSSLVRRLIEETVEDVIWTVSPELSLTYVSPSIQTLRGIGVRQALDEDLAATMTPRSWATLQRASRKLFVDVGRGEHGHVSRFELELLHADGSPVWVEVVFRPLLGADGDIEGFLGVSRDIGERRAAEAALRTSERRYHALFENLRSGFALHEIIPGPDGAKDVRFIEVNPAFERLTGLARTDILGRTSGEILPEVEPGWIEDYKRMADDPAPSTAELYSPRLDRHFEFSAYRPEQDKFALLVSDVTERTRAEDGLRRAKESAEAANRAKSEFLANMSHEIRTPLHGVLGMLQLLSSTTLDEEQTGYADIARESGRHLLAVLNDILDLTRLQAGKMSLRSEAFSLSGLIGMVVSSFAATAKEKDIRLQWDLDPHLPPTLLGDDARIRQVLFNLVGNALKFTEEGFVRVRVMPLPSRCEAHVRVYFGIEDSGIGIAADKLSEVFDSFTQVDASLARRQQGSGLGLPIVRQMVELMGGEVCMESLPGEGTTVAFSLLLPAADPEQHRAARSDEAPGTPRAVRPLRLLVAEDERINQLVIRRQLEKMGHHVTCAGNGAEVLPALEQGTFDAVLMDIQMPVVNGIEATRRIRAASHLGPKARIPIVALTAHALRGDRERFLEAGMDLYLMKPFQTEDLVRVLASLPLPEDGEAARSPADEPAPPLSRPS